A stretch of the Acidobacteriota bacterium genome encodes the following:
- a CDS encoding HAD-IA family hydrolase has product MAPIPAPPRAVVFDLDGTLLDSYAAIHECLSLVLAAFGKAPVTPDETRRMVGHGLEVLIARAVGAENVAAGVKIFRDRYERVGPESSTLLPGADAVTRRLVEAGIPIAIASNKPARFSREILEQLGILSRFAFVGGPDDGFPPKPAPHMVFMALSTMGAKGSESVYVGDMPVDVATARAAEIPVVVVPTGSATEAELRAVSPDLLIRDLNELPALLLS; this is encoded by the coding sequence ATGGCGCCCATTCCGGCGCCTCCGCGCGCGGTCGTCTTCGACCTCGACGGCACGCTGCTCGACTCGTACGCCGCGATCCACGAGTGCCTCTCCCTCGTCCTCGCGGCGTTCGGCAAGGCCCCCGTGACGCCCGACGAGACGCGCCGCATGGTCGGCCACGGGCTGGAGGTCCTCATCGCGCGTGCGGTCGGCGCGGAGAACGTCGCAGCCGGGGTGAAGATCTTCCGCGACCGCTACGAGCGGGTTGGCCCGGAGAGCTCGACGCTTCTCCCCGGGGCGGACGCCGTCACGCGGCGGCTCGTCGAGGCGGGCATCCCGATCGCGATCGCGTCGAACAAGCCCGCGCGGTTTTCGCGCGAGATTCTGGAGCAGCTCGGCATCCTGTCGCGCTTCGCGTTCGTCGGCGGCCCGGACGACGGATTCCCCCCGAAGCCGGCCCCCCACATGGTCTTCATGGCGCTCTCGACGATGGGCGCGAAGGGGAGCGAGAGCGTTTACGTAGGGGACATGCCGGTCGACGTGGCCACGGCCCGGGCGGCGGAGATCCCTGTCGTCGTGGTCCCCACCGGGAGCGCCACGGAGGCGGAATTGCGGGCCGTTTCGCCCGATCTCCTGATAAGGGATCTCAACGAACTTCCTGCCCTTCTGCTTTCGTAG
- a CDS encoding NAD(P)H-quinone oxidoreductase yields the protein MKAILVPKPGGPDALVYGDAPDPVPGPGEVVVRVRATAVNRADLLQAEGKYPPPPGAPEILGLEAAGEVEGTGEKVFFLLSGGGYAERVAVPRAMLMPVPARLSLAEAAAIPEAWFTAYLNLFHEGGLRAGERLLVHAAASGVGTAAIQLAKRAGCSVVATARSEKKCEALSALGADLVVDTSRQEFLSRIEAKFGKESVDLVLDSVGGPLFSPNIRSLRRGGRIVLIASMAGPGAEIDLRAVLSKRLRIIGSTLRARPLEEKAALTAAFVRDVLPAFADGSLAPVIDCAYPLRNAAEAHRRMAANENVGKIVLLVD from the coding sequence ATGAAAGCCATCCTCGTCCCAAAGCCCGGCGGTCCCGACGCACTCGTCTATGGCGACGCTCCAGATCCCGTCCCGGGGCCGGGGGAGGTCGTCGTCCGCGTCCGCGCGACGGCCGTGAACCGCGCCGACCTCCTGCAGGCCGAGGGGAAGTACCCGCCGCCCCCAGGCGCGCCGGAGATCCTCGGCCTCGAGGCCGCGGGGGAAGTCGAGGGCACGGGAGAAAAGGTGTTCTTCCTCCTCTCCGGCGGCGGTTACGCCGAGAGGGTCGCCGTTCCCCGCGCGATGCTCATGCCCGTGCCGGCGCGCCTCTCGCTCGCCGAGGCCGCGGCGATTCCCGAGGCGTGGTTCACGGCGTACCTGAACCTCTTCCACGAGGGCGGGCTCAGGGCCGGCGAGCGGCTGCTCGTCCATGCCGCCGCCTCCGGCGTCGGGACGGCCGCGATCCAGCTCGCCAAGCGTGCCGGCTGCTCCGTCGTGGCGACCGCGCGCTCGGAGAAGAAGTGCGAGGCCCTCTCGGCGCTCGGCGCGGATCTCGTCGTCGACACGTCTCGCCAGGAGTTTCTCAGCAGGATCGAAGCGAAGTTCGGGAAGGAGTCCGTGGACCTCGTCCTCGACTCGGTGGGTGGGCCGCTCTTCTCGCCGAACATCCGCTCGCTGCGCCGCGGCGGCCGCATCGTCCTCATCGCGAGCATGGCCGGCCCGGGCGCCGAGATCGACCTGCGCGCCGTGCTGTCCAAGCGCCTCCGGATCATCGGGTCCACGCTCCGCGCGCGGCCGCTCGAGGAGAAGGCCGCGCTGACCGCGGCGTTCGTCCGCGACGTCCTGCCCGCCTTCGCCGACGGGAGCCTCGCGCCCGTCATCGATTGCGCGTACCCCCTCCGGAACGCCGCCGAGGCGCACCGCCGGATGGCGGCGAACGAGAACGTCGGCAAGATCGTCCTCCTCGTGGATTGA